A region of the Gallaecimonas mangrovi genome:
GACCCGCAAAAGCTCGCCGAAGCCATCATTGCGATGCACCGGCCATGACCGCCAAGCAGCTCCTGGCCGCCCTAATAAAAGGGGTAAAACAGGATATTGCTCGCTGCGAAGAAGTCTCCAAATTATTGCGTCATCAAGAACGCCTGCTGCGCCGCACCGACGATGAAGGTTTGGCGGCGTTGAATCGCTTGCTGATGCCGGCGCTGGAGCAGCTGGCCGACAGCGCCAGCAAGCGCACCGATCTGTTAAAGCGGTTGGGTGTAACGCCAAATCAAAGCGGCATGACAGTGCTGCTAAATAAACTGCCAGCCACGCTTTCTAACCAGCTGGCACCACTTTGGCAGGTATTGCAAGACAGGCTAGCCCAGTGTCAGGCGCTTAATGAGCGCAATGGCCAGCTGCTGGCCGACCAGCAAGAACTGCTGTCGAACTGCCTTAATCAGGCGCCCGTCGTCGAGTATGGACCCG
Encoded here:
- the flgN gene encoding flagellar protein FlgN, producing MTAKQLLAALIKGVKQDIARCEEVSKLLRHQERLLRRTDDEGLAALNRLLMPALEQLADSASKRTDLLKRLGVTPNQSGMTVLLNKLPATLSNQLAPLWQVLQDRLAQCQALNERNGQLLADQQELLSNCLNQAPVVEYGPGH